One window from the genome of [Clostridium] celerecrescens 18A encodes:
- a CDS encoding ABC transporter ATP-binding protein has protein sequence MNGIDNGRKPLIQVKNLKKYFEIKGKGELHAVDNISFDIYPGETLGLVGESGCGKSTVGNVIMRLHKPTGGELIYGEKDVFKAAGKQELLEMCSNIQIIFQDPYSSLNPRKTIRSILKEAYKIHKIGSDKEKDDKIEALCDDCGISRDLLNKYPHELDGGKRQIVGIARALSLSPEFIVCDEPVSSLDVSIQATIINLLMDLQKKRGLSYLFISHDLSVVRHISNRIAVMYLGQIIESAETDDIFHNAVHPYTIALLSAIPKVEIGKKVSRIVLKGDVPSPLNPPEGCRFAPRCWMAQDICKKETPALRETGEKGHCVACHFWEESRAAAEKEQAAMNKTEIQPK, from the coding sequence ATGAATGGAATAGACAATGGAAGAAAACCTCTGATTCAGGTTAAAAATCTTAAAAAGTATTTTGAAATCAAGGGAAAGGGAGAACTTCATGCAGTCGATAATATTTCCTTTGATATTTATCCGGGAGAGACTCTTGGTCTGGTGGGAGAGTCAGGATGCGGAAAAAGCACGGTTGGAAACGTAATCATGAGACTTCACAAGCCGACAGGAGGAGAATTGATATACGGGGAAAAGGATGTATTTAAGGCAGCGGGAAAGCAGGAGCTGTTAGAAATGTGTTCTAACATACAGATTATTTTCCAGGACCCCTATTCTTCTCTAAATCCCCGGAAGACCATACGTTCTATATTGAAAGAGGCTTATAAGATCCATAAGATCGGTTCTGACAAGGAAAAAGATGATAAAATAGAAGCGCTGTGTGATGACTGCGGAATTTCAAGGGATCTGCTGAACAAATATCCTCATGAGCTGGATGGTGGAAAACGCCAGATCGTGGGAATTGCCAGAGCATTATCCTTATCACCGGAATTTATTGTCTGTGATGAGCCGGTATCCTCCCTCGACGTATCCATTCAGGCTACTATCATCAATCTGCTTATGGATCTGCAGAAAAAAAGAGGCTTGTCCTATCTTTTTATTTCTCACGATTTATCGGTGGTACGTCACATTTCAAACCGCATTGCCGTCATGTATCTGGGACAGATTATTGAAAGTGCGGAAACTGACGACATCTTTCATAATGCCGTACACCCCTATACCATAGCCCTATTATCAGCCATTCCAAAGGTGGAGATCGGTAAAAAGGTGTCCCGTATCGTGCTGAAGGGAGATGTCCCAAGCCCTCTTAATCCGCCGGAAGGCTGCCGGTTTGCCCCCAGATGCTGGATGGCGCAGGATATATGCAAAAAAGAAACTCCTGCTCTTCGGGAAACAGGGGAAAAGGGTCATTGCGTGGCCTGTCATTTCTGGGAAGAATCCAGAGCGGCGGCTGAGAAGGAGCAGGCTGCAATGAATAAAACGGAGATACAGCCCAAATAA
- a CDS encoding ABC transporter ATP-binding protein gives MEKLIEIKDFSVKFETGRAVAYALNGVNLTIGRGEALGLVGESGAGKTTTALGMLNLIPQPAGKVTGGDILYEGKSVFKMSQKELMNMRGDKVAMIFQNPLTSLNPVFTVGEQIGMVLQKHKNLSKKEAVNEAGKLLEVVGIAKYRVNDFPHQFSGGMRQRVGIAAALACNPSLLIADEPTTALDVTIQAQILELIKELLVKYDSSLLMITHNLGIIAEICNNVAVMYAGIIVEYGSVEEVFSSPSHPYTIGLFGSIPRLTGPRERLASIPGTVANPENLPSGCPFHERCGKASGRCSEHAPQMFQIGENHYVACHKAGEVKI, from the coding sequence ATGGAAAAATTAATTGAGATTAAAGATTTCTCAGTAAAATTTGAGACGGGTCGTGCCGTAGCATATGCTCTTAACGGGGTTAATCTTACAATAGGCAGAGGAGAAGCACTTGGACTGGTTGGAGAATCAGGCGCCGGTAAGACGACCACGGCCCTGGGAATGCTTAATTTAATTCCCCAGCCTGCCGGAAAGGTGACTGGCGGAGATATTCTGTATGAGGGAAAATCCGTATTCAAAATGTCTCAAAAAGAGCTGATGAACATGAGAGGCGATAAGGTAGCCATGATATTCCAGAATCCTCTGACGTCTTTAAACCCAGTATTTACGGTAGGGGAACAGATCGGCATGGTTTTGCAGAAGCATAAGAATTTAAGCAAAAAGGAGGCCGTGAATGAGGCCGGCAAGCTGTTGGAAGTGGTGGGAATAGCCAAATACCGGGTGAATGATTTCCCCCACCAGTTTTCCGGAGGCATGAGACAGAGAGTCGGCATCGCCGCCGCCCTGGCCTGCAACCCCTCCCTTTTGATCGCAGATGAGCCCACCACAGCTTTGGACGTTACCATACAGGCCCAGATATTGGAGCTGATCAAAGAGCTATTAGTCAAGTATGACAGCTCTCTGCTGATGATTACCCATAACCTGGGCATTATAGCGGAGATCTGCAACAATGTTGCTGTCATGTATGCGGGGATCATCGTGGAGTATGGCTCTGTGGAAGAGGTATTCAGCAGTCCCTCTCATCCCTATACCATTGGCTTGTTCGGTTCCATCCCCAGGCTTACGGGGCCAAGGGAAAGGCTTGCCTCTATTCCCGGAACAGTAGCAAATCCGGAAAATCTTCCCTCAGGCTGTCCGTTCCATGAACGGTGCGGGAAAGCCTCGGGCCGATGTTCAGAACATGCGCCGCAGATGTTTCAGATAGGTGAGAATCATTATGTGGCCTGCCATAAAGCCGGGGAGGTCAAAATATGA
- a CDS encoding ABC transporter permease, whose protein sequence is MLKFIMKRLGYTVFVLFGVSILTFGLLKLTPGSPARLMLSDDATEEQIREKEIEMGLDKPLTVQYFSYITGVVRGDLGNSLFYKMPNSTLIFQRLPATAYLTLVAMGIALLISIPMGIIAGVKRGSVIDLFAMIFALLGQSISGVVLGLIFILFFAVKLGWLPAMGYGGFAFVIMPATSLAMQMAALITRMLRSGMVDVLQEDYITATFAKGISNREITMKYALRNAILPVITVVGLQVGTFLGGAVVTEQIFGWPGIGTLTVQAIGLRDFPLVQSVLLVISACFVLVNLLVDIIYTIVDPRMDFN, encoded by the coding sequence TTGCTTAAATTTATCATGAAACGTTTGGGATATACGGTTTTTGTCCTGTTTGGAGTATCCATTTTAACCTTTGGGCTTTTAAAGCTTACACCAGGTTCCCCGGCCCGTCTGATGCTTTCCGATGATGCCACAGAGGAGCAGATCAGAGAAAAAGAAATAGAAATGGGACTGGACAAGCCTCTGACTGTACAGTATTTCAGCTACATAACAGGAGTTGTCAGGGGAGATCTTGGGAATTCCTTATTTTATAAAATGCCGAATTCCACGCTGATCTTTCAGAGATTGCCGGCTACCGCGTACTTAACACTGGTAGCCATGGGAATCGCCCTTCTCATCAGCATACCCATGGGGATTATCGCGGGGGTGAAGAGGGGGTCTGTCATAGATTTGTTTGCCATGATATTTGCCCTTCTCGGGCAGTCTATATCAGGTGTTGTTTTAGGGCTTATCTTTATCCTGTTTTTTGCGGTTAAGCTTGGCTGGCTGCCGGCCATGGGATACGGAGGCTTTGCATTTGTCATCATGCCGGCTACTTCCTTAGCCATGCAGATGGCTGCCCTCATCACCCGTATGCTGCGGTCCGGCATGGTGGACGTGCTCCAGGAGGATTACATTACCGCAACCTTTGCAAAGGGGATAAGCAACCGGGAAATTACCATGAAGTATGCCTTAAGAAATGCAATTCTGCCGGTTATTACGGTTGTGGGCCTGCAGGTCGGCACATTCCTGGGCGGAGCTGTTGTCACGGAACAGATATTTGGCTGGCCGGGAATTGGCACTCTGACGGTCCAGGCCATTGGGCTTCGGGATTTCCCGTTGGTGCAGTCCGTTCTTTTGGTAATATCTGCGTGTTTTGTACTGGTCAACCTGCTGGTAGATATTATCTATACCATTGTTGATCCGCGCATGGACTTTAACTAA
- a CDS encoding sigma-54-dependent Fis family transcriptional regulator, with protein MEQIGILLPRQTILEFAENVLKKEGIEVQILKVVENANAVVEAQEALAAGVRIIIARGLQATLIKENTNIPVVEMPVTIREIGMMILKAKRMLKKEHPLIGIVAFKNMFDSLDHLEELFDCGLRFYELKALEETRRKVSQAVADGVDLIIGGVKANQTAFEIGFPSLFIETGEESIRSALGLAIHMIDLAKMEKQNEAQIETLLDTSFSGIIKINAYKEIVTVNRVIEQLMGKPASEVVGFPIDKVIRGIDTEGIEGILRGSEELYSTSFSIGDQPLMVVGAPIQYDGHFSGAILTCHKMRGIERRDSEAAETKLASGYIASRNFNHILRQSPEMKRCMKLARSYAISKSPVMICGETGTEKEVFAEAVHNNSPQKGGPFLNVNCGSLSPQEQREVIFGVSEECRKGAWEIASYGTVLLQEVDKLSLETQYLLYKAVHDKQFWCNNSMVKRALPVRLMVTTSEELAMLLKNGLFREDLYFLLSSLKIELPPLRKTKEDIPRLIHLYLERFNAAYSRYVEISETALKAMEEYDWEGNLLQLEMFCERLILTAPRRRVEEGMVKNLLQELYPLIREQSGRIQPVLLKSPEAVRIAGLLDRYQGNRTMVAEELKISTTTLWRKMKRYGIGSKYEL; from the coding sequence ATGGAACAGATCGGGATTCTTCTGCCCAGGCAGACCATCCTGGAGTTTGCGGAGAATGTACTGAAAAAAGAGGGAATAGAGGTACAGATATTAAAGGTTGTGGAAAATGCAAATGCGGTTGTGGAGGCACAGGAGGCTTTGGCGGCCGGAGTACGCATAATTATTGCCAGAGGCCTTCAGGCAACCCTTATTAAAGAGAATACCAACATCCCTGTGGTGGAAATGCCAGTCACTATCCGGGAAATTGGTATGATGATCTTAAAAGCAAAGAGGATGCTGAAAAAGGAACACCCCTTAATCGGGATCGTTGCATTTAAGAATATGTTTGACAGTCTGGACCACTTAGAAGAATTATTTGACTGCGGTCTCCGTTTTTATGAACTGAAGGCATTGGAGGAGACTAGAAGGAAGGTAAGTCAGGCGGTTGCGGACGGGGTTGATCTGATTATCGGGGGAGTGAAGGCCAATCAGACGGCTTTTGAGATCGGCTTTCCAAGCCTGTTTATTGAAACAGGAGAAGAATCCATCCGCAGTGCCCTTGGCCTGGCCATCCATATGATAGACCTGGCAAAAATGGAGAAGCAAAATGAGGCTCAGATCGAGACACTGCTTGATACTTCTTTCAGCGGCATCATTAAAATCAATGCTTATAAAGAAATCGTGACGGTGAACCGGGTGATTGAACAGCTGATGGGAAAGCCTGCCTCAGAGGTGGTGGGTTTTCCCATTGATAAGGTGATCAGAGGAATCGATACAGAAGGGATCGAGGGGATCTTAAGAGGGAGTGAGGAGCTTTATTCCACCTCCTTTTCCATAGGGGACCAGCCTCTTATGGTGGTGGGAGCGCCGATTCAGTATGACGGGCATTTTAGCGGAGCAATCCTGACCTGCCATAAGATGAGGGGGATCGAACGCAGGGACTCTGAGGCTGCAGAGACCAAACTGGCAAGCGGATACATAGCCAGCCGTAATTTCAACCATATCCTTCGGCAATCTCCTGAGATGAAACGGTGTATGAAACTGGCAAGATCCTATGCAATATCCAAAAGCCCGGTGATGATATGCGGAGAAACGGGAACAGAAAAAGAGGTGTTTGCAGAAGCTGTTCATAATAACAGCCCCCAAAAGGGAGGCCCTTTTTTAAATGTCAACTGCGGCTCCCTGTCCCCTCAGGAGCAAAGAGAGGTCATCTTTGGCGTTTCAGAGGAATGCAGAAAAGGGGCCTGGGAAATAGCTTCTTATGGTACGGTCCTTCTTCAGGAAGTGGATAAGCTGTCCTTAGAGACACAATATCTGCTTTATAAGGCAGTCCATGATAAGCAGTTCTGGTGTAATAATTCCATGGTGAAACGAGCCCTTCCGGTACGGCTTATGGTCACCACTTCAGAAGAACTGGCTATGCTTTTAAAGAATGGCCTGTTCCGGGAAGATTTATATTTCCTCCTTTCTTCCCTTAAGATCGAGCTTCCTCCCCTCCGGAAGACGAAGGAAGATATTCCCAGGCTGATCCACCTGTATCTGGAACGGTTCAATGCCGCCTATTCCAGATATGTGGAAATCAGTGAGACTGCCTTAAAGGCCATGGAAGAGTATGATTGGGAAGGAAATCTGCTGCAGCTGGAGATGTTTTGTGAACGTCTGATTCTGACGGCTCCCCGCAGGCGGGTGGAGGAAGGGATGGTAAAAAACCTTTTACAGGAGCTTTACCCTCTTATCAGGGAGCAGAGCGGAAGGATTCAGCCCGTGCTGTTAAAGAGTCCTGAAGCAGTACGCATTGCCGGACTCCTGGACCGGTACCAGGGCAATAGAACCATGGTGGCGGAGGAACTTAAGATCAGCACCACCACACTGTGGCGGAAGATGAAGCGGTATGGAATTGGAAGTAAATATGAGCTGTAA
- a CDS encoding enolase C-terminal domain-like protein translates to MDIEQKGTPVVTQMQVIPVAGYDSMLMTLSGAHAPWFTRNLVILKDSAGHTGIGEIHGGDYTCEALKSCIPLVLGQPIGKYRTILNSIHKAASRAKEDDGEGIQTLDISKLKFVVKAEWAIECALLDLLGKHLGLPMCELLGEGKQRDEVETLGYLFYVSEKEKACKDLDYLDERGSSDPWFKLRRQEMLTPERIVEQAQVLHEKYGFGNFKLKGGVFTGEEEMEAIRALKKSFPKGRINIDPNGAWTLEEAIKICKPMEGILTYIEDPCGPESGYSGREVMAEFKNAVNLPVATNMIATDWRQFYHSAALKSVDIVLADPHFWGFGGSVRMAQILNDWGMTWGSHSNNHFDITLAAFAHTAAAAPGNPTALDSHWIWQDGQNLLEDTPVIKGGYLQVPQKPGLGVSLNMKRVMEANDLYNSLPCHDRDDTMAMQYLIPGWKYDCKSPALVR, encoded by the coding sequence ATGGATATAGAACAAAAAGGCACACCAGTGGTAACACAGATGCAGGTCATACCCGTTGCAGGATATGACAGCATGCTGATGACGTTAAGCGGAGCCCATGCTCCCTGGTTTACCAGAAACCTGGTGATCTTAAAGGACAGTGCCGGACATACGGGAATCGGTGAGATCCATGGGGGAGATTACACCTGTGAAGCATTGAAAAGCTGCATTCCTCTGGTGTTGGGCCAGCCAATCGGAAAATACCGGACAATATTAAACAGCATCCATAAGGCTGCCAGCCGGGCAAAGGAGGATGATGGAGAAGGAATACAGACCTTGGATATCAGTAAGCTGAAATTTGTAGTAAAGGCGGAATGGGCCATTGAGTGTGCGCTTTTGGATCTGCTTGGAAAACACTTGGGACTTCCCATGTGCGAGCTGCTGGGGGAGGGAAAGCAGAGGGATGAGGTAGAAACCCTGGGCTATCTGTTCTATGTCAGTGAGAAAGAAAAGGCATGTAAAGATCTTGATTATCTGGATGAAAGGGGCAGCAGTGATCCCTGGTTTAAGCTTCGCCGCCAGGAGATGCTGACACCGGAGCGGATCGTGGAGCAGGCCCAGGTGCTCCATGAAAAGTATGGATTTGGAAATTTCAAGCTAAAAGGGGGTGTTTTTACAGGAGAAGAGGAGATGGAAGCAATCCGTGCCCTTAAAAAGTCTTTTCCAAAAGGGCGGATCAACATAGATCCTAATGGAGCATGGACTCTTGAGGAAGCCATTAAAATCTGCAAGCCCATGGAAGGAATCCTGACCTACATAGAAGATCCCTGCGGTCCGGAATCCGGATATTCCGGCAGGGAAGTGATGGCGGAATTTAAAAATGCGGTAAACCTCCCGGTAGCCACCAACATGATTGCGACGGACTGGAGGCAGTTTTACCATTCTGCTGCCTTAAAATCTGTGGATATCGTACTGGCAGATCCTCATTTCTGGGGATTTGGAGGGAGCGTCCGGATGGCCCAGATCTTAAATGACTGGGGCATGACCTGGGGCAGCCATTCCAACAACCACTTTGATATCACACTGGCAGCCTTTGCCCATACGGCAGCGGCAGCACCTGGAAATCCTACGGCACTTGACTCCCACTGGATCTGGCAGGATGGACAGAATCTGCTGGAGGATACACCGGTCATTAAGGGCGGATATTTACAGGTTCCCCAGAAGCCGGGCCTGGGAGTCAGCCTGAATATGAAACGGGTCATGGAGGCCAATGATCTGTATAACAGCCTTCCCTGTCATGACAGGGATGACACCATGGCAATGCAGTATCTCATACCTGGCTGGAAGTATGACTGCAAAAGTCCTGCACTGGTAAGGTAA
- a CDS encoding ABC transporter permease: MSRQELFRRMRKSNFFVIGAVLVSFIIFVSLISPWAAPHNPIASDLTLRLKMPDGLSKGWSGYILGTDPLGQDILSRLMVGSRVSLWISFSVVITTAIIGTILGIISGFFGGIIDTVIMRFSDIQVSIPPMILAVAVMAVLGNSTSNLILVLVFTRWVQYARVVRSNVMGIRNMEYIHASQVLGSSKKRIMFTQILPNVLTQLIIVMSQEFGRTILTESSLSFLGLGVPAPAPSWGVMIADGREYLATAPWVVVAPGAALMIAVLAFNFLGDGVRDVLDPKNKN, encoded by the coding sequence ATGAGCAGACAAGAATTATTCAGAAGAATGCGGAAAAGCAACTTTTTCGTCATAGGAGCGGTATTGGTTTCCTTTATTATTTTCGTATCACTGATCTCTCCCTGGGCAGCGCCCCATAACCCCATAGCCTCGGATCTGACGCTCCGGTTAAAGATGCCTGATGGTCTCTCAAAGGGCTGGAGCGGTTACATTCTGGGAACAGATCCTCTGGGGCAGGATATTTTATCCAGACTGATGGTTGGCAGCAGGGTTTCGTTATGGATCTCCTTTTCCGTGGTTATTACCACGGCCATTATCGGTACCATCCTTGGAATCATATCCGGTTTTTTCGGTGGGATTATTGATACAGTCATCATGAGATTCAGCGATATTCAGGTGTCCATTCCTCCCATGATTCTGGCAGTTGCAGTTATGGCTGTATTGGGAAACAGCACCAGCAATCTGATCCTGGTTCTGGTATTTACAAGATGGGTGCAGTATGCCCGAGTGGTGCGGAGCAATGTTATGGGAATCCGGAATATGGAGTACATTCACGCTTCCCAGGTTTTAGGCTCCTCCAAGAAGAGGATCATGTTTACCCAGATCCTTCCCAATGTACTGACACAGCTTATCATTGTCATGAGCCAGGAATTTGGCCGCACCATCCTTACGGAGTCCTCTTTAAGCTTCCTGGGACTTGGAGTCCCGGCTCCCGCCCCTTCCTGGGGAGTTATGATCGCAGACGGCAGAGAGTATCTGGCAACAGCTCCGTGGGTCGTCGTAGCACCTGGGGCAGCGCTTATGATCGCAGTGCTGGCATTTAACTTTTTAGGTGACGGTGTGCGTGACGTACTGGATCCGAAGAATAAGAATTAA
- a CDS encoding ABC transporter substrate-binding protein encodes MKKRNLKKQALCMALCLSMALMSGCTGGGAAASGTNSPQKAAAENRFVFAGPNNITQWDPLNENKTNAYMLSKLTYNTLVNPYGENNSIQPELATEWSVSGDGLEWTFKLREGVKFHNGEEFNADSVVATLKRMIDNPTLVQAAFWPSLEGVEAKDTYTAVIRLKEPWGALLNQLIDTPMLPPKALEEKGDALFEFNESNKPIGTGPWIADKWTPGQDAEFVRNEDYWDWGDDKSNVDRIIYRPVIEDTTRVSGIQTGDLDMIDAVPVEQADMLSSVKGVKVEKILGSAIVHLGFRCTDGRIFEDLNARQAVNHALNRELLVQSIAGGGAASDWPSPEGVLGYDKENAKVPEYNVAMAKDLLSKTAYAGEEISFIAPTGVFARNKEVAQAVLAMLSEAGFKVNLEIMENAAFQERRAAGNYDLYIQRYPFPAGDPDSVITQRWLNDAHKSGYVNDEMNTKILEQKQESDPVKREQLLKEVFAIEWAEAAPHLALYQQVTTLAYREGITGLRLRIDNVFDYSRISKSAN; translated from the coding sequence ATGAAAAAAAGGAATTTGAAAAAACAGGCACTTTGTATGGCGCTCTGCTTAAGTATGGCACTGATGAGCGGCTGCACGGGAGGAGGTGCCGCTGCCAGCGGGACCAATAGCCCCCAGAAGGCAGCCGCAGAAAACAGGTTTGTTTTTGCAGGGCCAAATAACATCACTCAGTGGGATCCGCTGAATGAGAACAAAACCAATGCCTATATGCTTTCCAAACTTACCTACAACACCCTTGTGAATCCTTACGGGGAGAATAACTCCATACAGCCGGAACTGGCCACCGAATGGAGCGTATCCGGGGATGGGCTTGAGTGGACCTTTAAACTGAGGGAAGGAGTTAAATTCCACAACGGAGAAGAGTTCAATGCGGATTCGGTAGTAGCGACCTTAAAGCGGATGATCGACAATCCTACCCTGGTCCAGGCGGCATTCTGGCCTTCTCTGGAAGGTGTGGAAGCCAAGGATACTTATACGGCTGTAATCAGGCTGAAAGAACCCTGGGGTGCTCTGCTGAACCAGTTAATCGACACTCCCATGCTTCCGCCTAAGGCACTGGAAGAAAAAGGGGATGCCCTGTTTGAGTTTAACGAGTCAAACAAGCCCATTGGAACCGGACCCTGGATCGCTGACAAATGGACGCCAGGACAGGATGCAGAATTTGTCCGCAACGAGGATTACTGGGATTGGGGCGATGACAAGAGCAACGTTGACAGGATCATATACCGTCCGGTCATTGAAGATACCACACGTGTTTCCGGCATTCAGACAGGCGACTTAGATATGATCGATGCAGTGCCGGTGGAACAGGCGGACATGCTGTCAAGCGTAAAAGGGGTAAAGGTGGAAAAGATTTTAGGCTCTGCCATCGTTCATCTGGGATTCCGCTGTACAGACGGGCGGATCTTTGAGGACTTAAATGCCAGACAGGCAGTAAATCACGCGTTAAACAGAGAGCTTCTCGTGCAGTCCATTGCAGGAGGCGGAGCGGCAAGCGACTGGCCCAGCCCTGAGGGAGTCCTTGGCTATGATAAGGAAAACGCCAAAGTTCCGGAATACAATGTAGCTATGGCAAAAGACCTGCTTTCTAAAACCGCTTATGCAGGAGAAGAAATATCCTTCATCGCACCTACCGGCGTATTCGCCAGAAATAAAGAGGTAGCACAGGCAGTTTTGGCAATGCTTTCAGAAGCAGGATTTAAGGTGAATCTAGAGATCATGGAAAATGCGGCCTTCCAGGAACGACGTGCTGCAGGAAATTATGATTTATACATTCAGAGATATCCATTTCCGGCAGGCGACCCGGATTCCGTAATCACCCAGAGATGGTTAAACGATGCCCATAAGTCAGGATATGTCAATGATGAGATGAATACAAAGATTCTGGAACAGAAGCAGGAAAGCGATCCTGTAAAGCGTGAGCAGCTCTTAAAAGAAGTATTTGCTATCGAATGGGCGGAGGCAGCGCCTCATCTGGCTCTTTACCAGCAGGTGACGACTCTCGCCTACCGGGAAGGCATTACAGGCTTAAGACTGAGGATCGACAATGTATTTGATTATTCCAGAATATCAAAATCCGCAAACTAA
- a CDS encoding enolase C-terminal domain-like protein, with protein MTPIITKMEVYPVAGKDCMELNLSGAHAPFFTRNIVILHGENGETGVGEVPGGEKITQALSECIPLVEGTKIGEYKSTLLNVKAHLESRGEEDVRGNQTFDLRTGVHVLTAIEAPCLDLLGKYLGVPACELLGDGKQRDKVEMLGYLFFVGDRNKTDLPYDSEPDAEWEWYRLRHEEALTGETIVAAARAVKEKYGFKDFKLKGGVLSGREEMEVIRELKRAFPEARIDLDPNGAWLLEDAVEYVKGMEGILTYCEDPCGSEGGYSGREIVSEFRRRTGFPTATNMIATDWREVGHALECQAVDIILADPHFWTMSGSVRVAQMCHDFGYTWGSHSNNHFDISLAMFTHVGAAVPGNYNALDTHWIWQEGLERLTKEPLCIKDGCIEVPGKPGLGVEVDMEQVKKAHQLYLDHCLGGRDDSVVMQYLIPGWKFDPKRPCLVR; from the coding sequence ATGACACCGATCATCACAAAAATGGAAGTTTATCCTGTAGCCGGAAAAGATTGTATGGAACTGAATTTAAGCGGAGCCCATGCCCCGTTTTTTACCAGAAACATCGTAATCCTTCATGGGGAAAACGGCGAGACAGGAGTGGGGGAAGTGCCGGGAGGTGAAAAGATCACCCAGGCCCTTTCAGAGTGTATTCCTCTTGTAGAGGGGACAAAAATAGGGGAGTATAAAAGCACTTTATTAAATGTGAAAGCTCACTTAGAATCAAGGGGGGAGGAAGATGTGAGAGGAAACCAGACCTTTGACTTGCGCACAGGAGTCCATGTGCTGACGGCCATTGAAGCCCCCTGTCTGGATCTTCTGGGTAAATATCTTGGAGTACCGGCGTGTGAACTTTTAGGAGACGGGAAGCAGAGGGATAAGGTAGAGATGCTTGGATATTTATTCTTTGTCGGTGACAGGAATAAAACAGACCTGCCTTATGATTCGGAACCTGATGCTGAATGGGAGTGGTACCGCCTCCGCCATGAAGAAGCCCTGACCGGGGAAACGATCGTGGCTGCGGCCAGGGCGGTCAAAGAAAAATACGGGTTTAAGGATTTTAAATTAAAAGGGGGCGTTTTGTCCGGAAGGGAAGAGATGGAGGTGATCCGGGAACTGAAAAGGGCATTCCCTGAAGCCCGCATTGATTTAGATCCCAACGGCGCCTGGCTCCTTGAGGATGCGGTTGAGTATGTGAAAGGGATGGAGGGGATTTTGACCTACTGCGAGGACCCGTGCGGATCGGAAGGCGGATACTCAGGCAGAGAGATCGTCAGTGAATTCCGCCGCAGGACAGGATTCCCCACAGCCACCAACATGATTGCAACAGACTGGCGCGAAGTGGGCCATGCCCTGGAATGCCAGGCGGTTGATATCATTCTTGCGGACCCCCATTTCTGGACCATGAGCGGCTCTGTGCGTGTGGCCCAGATGTGCCATGACTTTGGCTATACCTGGGGATCGCATTCCAATAACCACTTTGATATTTCTTTGGCAATGTTCACTCATGTGGGTGCGGCGGTACCGGGAAACTACAATGCCCTGGATACCCACTGGATCTGGCAGGAGGGACTGGAACGGCTGACAAAAGAACCCCTGTGCATCAAAGATGGCTGCATTGAGGTTCCTGGGAAGCCGGGCCTTGGCGTGGAGGTTGATATGGAACAGGTGAAAAAAGCCCATCAGCTATATCTGGATCACTGCCTGGGCGGAAGAGACGATTCCGTGGTCATGCAGTATTTGATACCCGGCTGGAAATTTGATCCGAAAAGGCCCTGCCTGGTCCGGTAA